The Candidatus Eisenbacteria bacterium genome includes a window with the following:
- a CDS encoding cytochrome ubiquinol oxidase subunit I, which yields MSDALFWHRLQFAFTIVYHYLFPQLTMGLALLIVVLKTIAARTLDPAWNDAARFWIRIFGINFVVGVVTGLPMEFQFGTNWAEFSRIAGRVVGHALALEGIFAFFLESSFLGLLLFAERRLGPRLHDLAAWALFVGTWLSGYFIIVTNAFMQHPVGHAILPDGTLSLTDFWAFLLNPWAIAAYAHNMCASVVTASFVMSAVGAWYVLRAIHVEHGRRFLTVGVWSGLIASLLVLFPTGDHQGKLLARHQPVALAAMEGRFESGPYAEITLIGQPNVRARRLDNPIHVPGALSFLSFGTFHAEVAGLEQFPEIDWPDNIELLYYSFHVMAGLGTLMIALMLVSALALWRRQLFRRRALLWALMLAFPFPYIATTAGWMTAELGRQPWLVYGILRTAEGASPNVHSGTVLFTLIGFCGLYFVLGLLFLFLVGREITRGPEAVHG from the coding sequence ATGTCCGACGCGCTGTTCTGGCACCGCCTGCAATTCGCCTTCACGATCGTCTACCACTATCTCTTCCCTCAGCTCACCATGGGCCTGGCGCTGCTCATCGTGGTGCTCAAGACGATCGCCGCGCGCACTCTGGATCCCGCATGGAACGACGCCGCGCGTTTCTGGATCCGCATCTTCGGCATCAACTTCGTGGTCGGGGTGGTCACCGGCCTGCCGATGGAGTTCCAGTTCGGCACCAACTGGGCCGAATTTTCGCGGATCGCCGGCAGAGTGGTGGGGCATGCCCTGGCGCTCGAAGGCATCTTTGCCTTCTTCCTCGAGTCGAGCTTCCTCGGTCTCCTGCTCTTCGCCGAGCGGCGGCTCGGACCGCGCCTCCATGATCTGGCCGCCTGGGCCCTGTTCGTCGGCACGTGGCTCTCGGGCTACTTCATCATCGTCACCAACGCGTTCATGCAGCACCCGGTCGGGCATGCGATCCTGCCCGACGGCACGCTCTCGCTGACCGACTTCTGGGCGTTTCTGCTCAACCCGTGGGCGATCGCGGCCTACGCGCACAACATGTGCGCGTCGGTGGTGACGGCTTCGTTCGTGATGTCCGCGGTCGGCGCCTGGTACGTGCTGCGCGCGATTCACGTCGAGCACGGACGGCGTTTCCTCACCGTGGGCGTGTGGTCCGGATTGATCGCCAGCCTGCTGGTCTTGTTTCCGACCGGCGATCACCAGGGCAAGCTGCTGGCCCGCCACCAGCCGGTGGCGCTCGCCGCGATGGAAGGCCGGTTCGAAAGCGGCCCCTACGCCGAGATCACCCTCATCGGCCAGCCCAACGTGCGTGCCCGCCGGCTGGACAATCCGATCCATGTGCCCGGCGCGCTCAGCTTCCTCTCGTTCGGGACCTTCCACGCCGAGGTGGCGGGGCTCGAGCAATTCCCCGAGATCGACTGGCCGGACAACATCGAGCTTCTCTACTACTCGTTCCACGTCATGGCAGGGCTCGGCACGCTGATGATCGCGCTGATGCTGGTGAGCGCGCTCGCGCTGTGGCGCCGCCAGCTCTTCCGGCGCCGCGCGCTTCTGTGGGCGCTGATGCTGGCCTTCCCCTTCCCCTACATCGCCACCACGGCGGGCTGGATGACGGCGGAGCTCGGCCGGCAGCCCTGGCTCGTGTACGGCATCCTGCGCACCGCCGAGGGCGCGAGCCCCAATGTCCATTCCGGCACGGTGCTGTTCACGCTCATCGGCTTCTGCGGGCTCTACTTCGTGCTCGGGCTCCTGTTCCTGTTCCTGGTCGGGCGCGAGATCACGCGCGGCCCCGAGGCGGTTCATGGTTGA
- a CDS encoding tetratricopeptide repeat protein, whose translation MKRRAATPSRGAAKAAPSPAQEPGLPLTHPALMLTLLAAAVCAVISSSYRLYDTDLWSLLAVGRAIDGGGIPRADAWTWTSFGEPVFVSSWLFRALIWKLWSAGDLWAMFAWRWASTLAVFALAYATARRLGARSLSAVLVMVAATLLYRIRTDVRPETLAALLLALEVWILERDRGARSPTRTTWWIPVITCAWANVHISWYLGLLLLALHVVDRLVRKDRSRARRLALIAVLSAGALLLNPYGFEAVARPFRFALEWRNDPMFAAIAELTPLSFSEAMRHGLFAWPLLILWRARRHGWDVVECGACLAFTALAITSRRGIAAYAVVAAPFVARGLQSLIAERRWPVPSLPVAARGALTAAASVLMCIPAWTHPLLPLGIGIKSRSIPKGAADFMATHRFAGRGFNHFHLGGYLAYRFWGDAGRLPFMSTQPELARPLDRRLYVDALTRPEGWRAIQDHYRFDWALLEREQVGDDHLLDFIDRDSAWTMVFSDDAAEILVRRDGAVGALADSFGYRLTPAGRAGRRLLGEACEAHPALRAAVEIELDRMIASSSENGAASHLRGLFALMDGDRALARIHLERALALDPLLPGVHEMLGTIALEEGRPRDALRELELERRRHEPMPGSFYRSALAFQQLGQSGRAWAAYRRELSRHPDHQPSRDSIAALDARRRR comes from the coding sequence ATGAAGCGGCGAGCGGCCACGCCTTCGCGCGGCGCCGCGAAGGCCGCGCCGAGTCCCGCGCAGGAGCCGGGGCTTCCACTCACGCATCCCGCGTTGATGCTCACGCTGCTGGCCGCCGCGGTCTGCGCCGTGATCTCGTCCAGCTACCGGCTCTACGACACCGATCTCTGGTCCCTGCTCGCGGTCGGCCGCGCGATCGACGGTGGCGGGATTCCGCGAGCCGACGCCTGGACCTGGACGTCCTTCGGCGAGCCGGTCTTCGTGTCGTCGTGGCTCTTTCGCGCCCTCATCTGGAAGCTGTGGTCGGCCGGCGACCTGTGGGCGATGTTCGCCTGGCGCTGGGCCTCGACGCTCGCCGTCTTCGCGCTCGCTTACGCGACCGCGCGGAGGCTCGGGGCGCGCTCGTTGAGCGCGGTGCTGGTCATGGTCGCCGCCACCCTTCTCTACAGGATCCGCACCGACGTGCGCCCGGAGACGCTGGCGGCGCTGCTGCTCGCGCTCGAGGTGTGGATCCTGGAGCGCGATCGCGGCGCCAGAAGCCCCACACGCACCACGTGGTGGATCCCGGTGATCACCTGCGCATGGGCCAACGTCCACATCAGCTGGTACCTGGGACTTCTGCTGCTCGCCCTCCACGTCGTCGATCGCCTGGTCCGCAAGGATCGCTCGCGCGCGCGACGCCTGGCGCTCATCGCCGTGCTCTCGGCCGGCGCGCTGCTGCTCAACCCGTACGGATTCGAGGCCGTGGCCCGGCCCTTCCGCTTCGCGCTCGAATGGCGCAACGATCCGATGTTCGCGGCCATCGCGGAGCTCACCCCGCTGTCGTTTTCCGAGGCGATGCGCCATGGCTTGTTCGCCTGGCCGCTGCTGATCCTGTGGCGCGCGCGCCGGCATGGATGGGACGTGGTCGAGTGTGGCGCGTGCCTGGCCTTCACGGCGCTCGCGATCACTTCCCGGCGCGGCATCGCCGCCTACGCCGTGGTGGCCGCGCCGTTCGTGGCCCGAGGCCTCCAGAGTCTGATCGCCGAGCGCCGCTGGCCGGTTCCCTCGCTGCCGGTCGCCGCGCGCGGAGCGCTCACGGCCGCCGCCTCGGTCCTGATGTGCATTCCGGCGTGGACGCACCCGCTCCTGCCGCTCGGCATCGGCATCAAGTCCCGTTCGATCCCGAAGGGCGCGGCCGACTTCATGGCCACGCACCGCTTCGCCGGGCGAGGCTTCAACCACTTCCATCTGGGCGGCTACCTGGCGTATCGGTTCTGGGGAGACGCCGGGCGGCTGCCGTTCATGAGCACCCAGCCCGAGCTGGCCCGGCCCCTGGACCGACGGCTCTACGTGGATGCGCTCACTCGTCCGGAAGGCTGGCGCGCCATCCAGGATCACTATCGGTTCGACTGGGCGTTGCTCGAGCGCGAGCAGGTAGGCGACGATCACCTGCTCGACTTCATCGATCGCGACAGCGCGTGGACCATGGTGTTCTCCGACGACGCCGCAGAGATCCTGGTGCGCCGCGACGGGGCGGTGGGCGCGTTGGCCGATTCGTTCGGCTACCGTCTGACGCCGGCCGGTCGCGCGGGACGCCGTCTGCTCGGTGAAGCGTGCGAAGCGCATCCCGCGCTGCGTGCGGCGGTCGAGATCGAGCTGGACCGCATGATCGCTTCGTCATCCGAAAACGGCGCAGCGAGCCACCTGCGCGGCCTGTTCGCGCTGATGGACGGAGATCGGGCTCTCGCCCGCATCCATCTCGAGCGCGCGCTGGCGCTGGATCCGCTGCTGCCGGGGGTTCACGAGATGCTCGGCACCATCGCGCTCGAGGAGGGCCGGCCGCGTGACGCGCTGCGCGAGCTCGAGCTCGAGCGCCGCCGTCACGAGCCGATGCCGGGCTCCTTCTATCGCAGCGCGCTGGCCTTCCAGCAGCTCGGGCAGTCCGGCCGCGCGTGGGCGGCTTACCGCCGCGAGCTGTCGCGGCATCCCGACCACCAGCCGTCGCGGGACTCGATCGCCGCCCTCGACGCGAGGCGCCGCCGATGA
- a CDS encoding phosphoglycerate mutase family protein — translation MPRRARVGQTPLVLSRLMVVMGFTGAALALAPAAFAAVVPPDTSTTTVVLVRHAEKDTHFVGADQPLNAAGVLRARELSRALGDVRFSAIYVTPWVRSRKTAEPLAQRLGDSLIMTVDAIDGTVRGIRQHPGGNVLVVGHSNTIPQIMAALTGQPDLAKLMVGYDDLFVLTLPRGLPPRVLHLHYGAPSAFVR, via the coding sequence TTGCCGCGCAGAGCACGGGTTGGGCAAACTCCTCTTGTGCTCTCCAGGCTCATGGTCGTCATGGGGTTTACCGGCGCGGCTCTGGCGCTGGCGCCCGCTGCCTTCGCCGCGGTCGTCCCCCCCGACACCTCGACCACCACCGTGGTCCTGGTGAGGCATGCCGAGAAGGACACCCACTTCGTCGGCGCCGACCAGCCGCTCAACGCCGCCGGTGTGCTGCGGGCCCGCGAGCTCTCGCGCGCGCTCGGTGACGTGAGGTTCTCGGCGATCTACGTGACCCCGTGGGTGCGGAGCCGCAAGACCGCAGAGCCGCTGGCCCAGCGCCTGGGAGACAGCCTCATCATGACGGTCGACGCCATCGACGGAACGGTGCGCGGCATTCGCCAGCATCCGGGGGGGAACGTGCTCGTGGTCGGTCACAGCAACACGATTCCGCAGATCATGGCCGCGCTCACCGGTCAGCCCGACCTCGCGAAGCTCATGGTCGGCTACGACGACCTCTTCGTCCTCACGCTGCCCCGCGGCCTGCCGCCGCGGGTCCTCCATCTCCACTATGGCGCTCCGAGCGCCTTCGTGCGTTGA
- a CDS encoding YeiH family protein, which yields MKAESSLLPGLLLVALLGSAAFLLAELPWVRDRLHLSALLIVILLGMAWRSVRPVPTRTIPGVRFAQRPVLRWAVAGLGFRLSLGELWRIGGPALGVVVISTFAALLFGWWIARRLGLGEKLSLLLGVGGAICGASAIVAADSVVQAERRDTALALGIITLLGTIGILLYPALHHALGLPEFVYGVWDGASLHEMAQVVAAGFGVSDEAARVATVVKLARIALLAPVVLGLAWLLRRRQEGVGRAVVAPVPWFLVLFVVFAAINSTGWIPASWSSVIRRVDLWLLAIGMAGVGLQIGLADIRSAGWKPLLAGTLQWAFLSVGSLLLARWLCA from the coding sequence TTGAAGGCCGAAAGCTCCCTCCTTCCCGGTCTCCTTCTCGTGGCGCTGCTCGGCAGCGCCGCGTTCCTGCTCGCCGAGCTGCCCTGGGTCCGCGATCGCCTCCATCTGAGCGCGCTGCTCATCGTCATTCTTCTCGGCATGGCCTGGCGATCGGTGAGGCCCGTGCCGACCAGGACCATTCCCGGCGTCCGCTTCGCGCAGCGGCCGGTGCTGCGCTGGGCGGTCGCCGGTCTCGGCTTCCGGCTGAGCCTCGGCGAGCTGTGGCGCATCGGCGGTCCGGCGCTCGGGGTGGTGGTGATCTCGACCTTCGCGGCGCTGCTCTTCGGCTGGTGGATCGCGCGGCGCCTCGGGCTGGGCGAGAAGCTGTCGCTGCTGCTCGGCGTGGGCGGAGCGATCTGCGGCGCCTCGGCGATCGTGGCGGCCGACTCGGTGGTGCAGGCCGAGCGCCGCGATACCGCGCTGGCGCTCGGCATCATCACGCTGCTCGGCACGATCGGAATTCTTCTCTATCCGGCGCTCCACCATGCGCTGGGGCTTCCCGAGTTCGTCTACGGAGTGTGGGACGGCGCGAGCCTCCACGAGATGGCGCAGGTCGTGGCGGCCGGCTTCGGCGTCAGCGATGAAGCGGCGCGCGTCGCGACCGTGGTCAAGCTCGCCCGCATCGCCCTCCTCGCCCCGGTGGTCCTGGGCCTGGCCTGGCTGCTGCGCCGTCGGCAGGAAGGCGTGGGCCGCGCCGTGGTGGCGCCGGTGCCGTGGTTCCTGGTCCTGTTCGTCGTGTTCGCCGCGATCAACTCGACCGGATGGATCCCGGCGTCGTGGTCGAGCGTGATTCGCCGCGTCGATCTCTGGCTGCTGGCGATCGGCATGGCGGGCGTGGGGCTCCAGATCGGACTGGCCGACATTCGCAGCGCAGGCTGGAAGCCGCTGCTCGCGGGAACGCTCCAATGGGCGTTCCTGTCGGTAGGCTCTCTGCTTCTCGCCCGCTGGCTTTGCGCATGA
- a CDS encoding ATP-binding protein encodes MSATRRSQRRRGLSYEARLTWLALASGAPAVLTSLIFLWATPHSGRVRITLTVVIVLTWIGVTSVLRERVVRPLQTLSNLLAALRESDYSIRARGAATSSPLGLAFHEVNALAETLRKQRLDAREATTLLRRVMEEIDVAIFAFDDGGRLRLINGRGESLLGLPAERALGADAAALGLASALVGETPRLIELALKGHAGRWEVRRGSYRWEGRPHELLVLSDLTHSLREEERLAWQRLIRVLSHEINNSLAPIQSIASSLQTRIARAALNPGDTREMTEGLSVIETRSEALGRFLHAYARLARLPRPKPRPLDVGAWIRRAVSLETRMPVDVNGGPGATLNADGDQMEALLTNLVRNAADAALQTQGGARVSWKTSGGWLTVLVEDDGPGLADTSNLFVPFFTTKPGGTGIGLTLCRQIAEAHGGSVSLSNRARARGCVATVRLPLQGPRA; translated from the coding sequence GTGAGCGCCACGCGGCGTTCGCAGAGGCGGCGTGGCCTGAGCTACGAGGCCCGGCTGACGTGGCTGGCCCTGGCCTCCGGAGCGCCGGCGGTGCTCACCTCCTTGATCTTCCTGTGGGCCACGCCTCATTCGGGGCGTGTGCGGATCACGCTCACGGTGGTCATCGTCCTCACCTGGATCGGGGTCACGTCGGTGCTGCGCGAGCGCGTCGTGCGCCCGCTCCAGACGCTCTCCAACCTGCTGGCCGCGCTGCGTGAAAGCGATTACTCGATCCGGGCGCGTGGGGCTGCGACCTCGAGCCCGCTCGGTCTCGCGTTCCACGAGGTGAACGCGCTCGCGGAGACGCTGCGCAAGCAGCGCCTCGACGCGCGCGAGGCCACGACGCTCCTGCGGCGCGTCATGGAGGAGATCGACGTCGCGATCTTCGCCTTCGACGACGGGGGCCGTCTGCGGCTGATCAACGGACGAGGGGAATCGCTGCTCGGGCTCCCGGCGGAGCGCGCGCTGGGCGCCGACGCGGCGGCCCTGGGATTGGCCTCTGCGCTTGTTGGCGAAACGCCACGCCTCATCGAGCTCGCGCTTAAAGGCCACGCCGGGCGATGGGAAGTGCGTCGCGGCAGCTACCGCTGGGAAGGCCGGCCTCACGAGCTCCTCGTCCTCTCCGACCTGACGCACTCGCTGCGCGAGGAAGAGCGCCTGGCCTGGCAGCGTCTGATCCGGGTGCTGAGCCACGAGATCAACAACTCGCTGGCGCCGATCCAGTCGATCGCCTCGAGCCTGCAGACGCGCATCGCCCGGGCCGCGCTCAATCCAGGCGATACGCGCGAGATGACCGAAGGCCTTTCGGTGATCGAGACCCGCTCGGAGGCGCTCGGGCGCTTCCTCCATGCCTACGCCAGGCTCGCGCGCCTGCCTCGCCCCAAGCCGCGGCCGCTCGATGTGGGCGCGTGGATCCGCCGCGCGGTGTCGCTCGAGACCCGAATGCCGGTCGACGTGAACGGCGGGCCTGGCGCCACGCTGAACGCCGACGGCGACCAGATGGAGGCCCTGCTCACCAACCTGGTTCGCAACGCGGCGGACGCGGCGCTCCAGACCCAGGGCGGCGCCCGCGTCTCCTGGAAGACCTCCGGGGGGTGGCTCACCGTGCTGGTCGAGGACGATGGGCCGGGGCTCGCGGACACCAGCAACCTGTTCGTGCCCTTTTTCACCACGAAGCCCGGCGGGACCGGCATCGGGCTGACGCTGTGCCGCCAGATCGCCGAGGCCCACGGCGGCTCGGTCTCGCTATCCAACCGGGCACGGGCCCGTGGATGTGTGGCCACCGTGCGGCTCCCCCTGCAGGGACCACGCGCTTGA
- a CDS encoding cysteine dioxygenase family protein — translation MALIERSSKVNELLRRLDEAVDTRDSEAVCRNVKHVLQDVVKSGEEFLDAPFLVPAPDRYARRLLHRDPRGRYTAVIMVWDQGQGTPLHDHAGMWCVECVYRGRIRVTSFDLETDPEAERLQFTPESVVLAGKGEAGHLIPPFEYHMIENPDATPAITIHVYGGEMTQCNAFFPLDGGGYRREARTLSYTA, via the coding sequence ATGGCCCTGATCGAACGGTCGTCCAAAGTGAACGAGCTGCTGCGGCGTCTCGACGAGGCGGTGGACACCCGTGATTCGGAGGCCGTCTGCCGCAACGTCAAGCATGTCCTCCAGGACGTGGTGAAGAGTGGTGAGGAGTTTCTCGACGCGCCTTTCCTGGTTCCGGCTCCGGACCGTTACGCCCGCCGTCTGCTGCATCGCGACCCGCGTGGCCGATACACCGCCGTCATCATGGTTTGGGACCAGGGTCAGGGCACTCCGCTCCACGATCATGCAGGGATGTGGTGCGTCGAGTGTGTCTATCGAGGCCGCATCCGGGTGACTTCGTTCGACCTCGAGACCGACCCCGAAGCCGAGCGCCTGCAGTTCACTCCGGAAAGCGTGGTGCTGGCCGGAAAGGGCGAGGCCGGGCATCTGATTCCGCCCTTCGAATACCACATGATCGAGAATCCGGACGCGACGCCCGCGATCACGATCCACGTCTATGGCGGCGAGATGACGCAATGCAACGCCTTCTTCCCGCTCGACGGCGGCGGCTACCGGCGCGAGGCGCGCACACTCAGCTACACGGCTTGA
- a CDS encoding tetratricopeptide repeat protein: MSRTHRRRRLVRAVTKAANRAPEPVALPLHHPAYLLACLALAASLVATASYRLYETDLWQHLVMGRAIWEHGLPRTNQWTWSQYGEPYFFSSWGFRALSWPLWTGAGVIGLFVWRWITTLAVFGILLATARFMGARGLFTFVVLAWAAIGYRLRTDMRPETLASIFLALEMLLLERQRRTLASPGRSLWVIPALVCLWANIHISVYLAFVVLGFYTVDAWWTSRAHGERGAASRARSRRLVLIGIASFAAALLNPYGWVTLLQAVQFALVWSRDPLMRTIGELQPVPLREALMGGVLVWPLLALVRIRRRGLDVVEALACAFSTWLAFSSYRFSGTYWIIASPFLARDLHEWITARRWPVPRLKVAARAALTVAAIALIGWPSWTSVTLPLSISIDTRTYPARACDFMADHGIRGRGLNTSSYGGYQAFRFWPERDRLPFISTQAEYTPVEDRTLLLGAMRTEAGWRALDDKHDFDYVMVERDQVLGDSLLDFLDRDPRFAMVFADDAAELLVRRDRFAALVDSFGYRAIPAGRAGRYSLGPRCQNDLELRLQAERELDRMIAESPINAGASHLRGFLALMDSDLDTARRHLERALAINPLLPNLHNLLGTMALQQGRWADAIRELDTERRLHDPPGGLFFRTAVAWQQLGRFDRARDFYRRELDRDPAFSPAADSLAALDARHP, from the coding sequence ATGAGCCGCACCCACCGCCGGCGTCGTCTCGTGCGCGCCGTGACCAAGGCGGCCAATCGCGCCCCCGAGCCGGTCGCGCTTCCTCTCCACCATCCGGCCTATCTGCTCGCATGCCTGGCTCTGGCCGCGAGTCTCGTGGCCACCGCCAGCTACCGGCTCTACGAGACCGATCTATGGCAGCACCTGGTGATGGGCCGCGCGATCTGGGAGCACGGGCTGCCGCGGACCAACCAGTGGACCTGGTCCCAGTACGGCGAGCCCTACTTCTTTTCCTCGTGGGGATTCCGTGCGCTTTCGTGGCCGTTGTGGACGGGCGCGGGCGTGATCGGGCTCTTCGTGTGGCGCTGGATCACCACGCTCGCCGTGTTTGGCATCCTGCTGGCCACCGCGCGATTCATGGGCGCACGCGGACTGTTCACGTTCGTGGTGCTGGCGTGGGCCGCGATCGGCTACCGGCTCCGCACCGACATGAGGCCCGAGACGCTGGCCTCGATCTTCCTCGCTCTCGAGATGCTGCTGCTGGAGAGGCAACGCCGGACCCTGGCGAGTCCCGGGCGATCGCTGTGGGTGATCCCGGCGCTGGTCTGTCTTTGGGCCAATATCCACATCTCGGTCTACCTGGCGTTCGTCGTGCTCGGCTTCTACACGGTCGATGCCTGGTGGACGTCGCGCGCTCATGGCGAGCGCGGAGCGGCGAGCCGGGCGCGCTCCCGGCGGCTGGTGTTGATCGGAATCGCATCGTTCGCCGCGGCGCTGCTCAACCCCTACGGATGGGTGACGCTCCTGCAAGCCGTCCAGTTCGCGCTGGTCTGGAGCCGCGACCCGCTGATGCGGACGATCGGTGAGCTGCAGCCCGTGCCTCTGAGAGAGGCGCTGATGGGCGGAGTCCTGGTGTGGCCGCTGCTCGCGCTGGTGCGCATCCGGCGCCGCGGGCTCGACGTGGTGGAAGCCCTGGCCTGCGCGTTCTCCACCTGGCTCGCGTTCTCTTCTTACCGCTTCTCCGGCACTTATTGGATCATCGCGAGCCCGTTCCTCGCCCGCGATCTCCATGAGTGGATCACGGCACGCCGGTGGCCGGTGCCGCGGCTCAAGGTCGCGGCTCGCGCGGCGCTCACGGTGGCGGCGATCGCTCTGATCGGCTGGCCGAGCTGGACCAGCGTGACCTTGCCGCTCTCGATCTCGATCGACACGCGCACCTATCCGGCGCGGGCATGCGACTTCATGGCCGATCACGGCATCCGCGGCCGCGGCCTCAACACCTCGAGCTACGGCGGCTATCAGGCGTTCCGGTTCTGGCCCGAGCGGGACCGGCTGCCGTTCATCAGCACACAGGCCGAGTACACGCCGGTCGAGGACCGCACGCTCTTGCTGGGCGCGATGCGCACCGAGGCCGGATGGCGCGCGCTCGACGACAAGCACGACTTCGACTACGTCATGGTCGAACGTGACCAGGTGCTCGGCGATTCTCTGCTCGATTTTCTCGATCGTGACCCGCGCTTCGCGATGGTGTTCGCCGACGATGCCGCCGAGCTGCTGGTGCGCCGCGACCGCTTCGCCGCGCTGGTCGACTCCTTCGGCTACCGCGCCATCCCCGCGGGCCGTGCCGGCCGCTACAGCCTCGGTCCGCGCTGCCAGAACGACCTCGAGCTGCGTCTCCAGGCCGAGCGCGAGCTGGACCGCATGATCGCCGAGTCGCCGATCAATGCCGGGGCGAGCCACCTGCGCGGGTTCCTGGCGCTCATGGACAGCGACCTCGACACGGCGCGCCGTCACCTCGAGCGTGCCCTGGCGATCAATCCACTGCTGCCGAACCTGCACAATCTGCTGGGAACGATGGCGCTCCAGCAGGGCCGCTGGGCGGACGCGATCCGCGAGCTCGACACCGAGCGCCGCCTGCACGACCCGCCGGGAGGGCTCTTCTTCCGCACCGCGGTGGCCTGGCAGCAGCTCGGGCGCTTCGACCGGGCACGCGACTTCTATCGTCGCGAGCTGGACCGCGACCCGGCCTTCAGCCCGGCGGCCGACTCCCTGGCGGCACTCGACGCGCGTCATCCCTAG
- the cax gene encoding calcium/proton exchanger has protein sequence MTAAAAPRSRPGGLTPERWLLLMLVFVPLAPLAEWLHWGPLWVFAFAGLAIIPLAGLMGEATEHLASRLGAGIGGLLNATFGNAAELIIAVLALRRGLYDVVQASLTGSIIGNSLLVLGLAVLLGGLRRERQTFDRSAAAVGSTLLALAAIGLVIPAVFHWTAEAAVARHALTPEREAALERGLSLEIAIVLFTVYALSLWFSLRTHKHLYAGQDHAGSHEPAPKGSRPLLTLLVATALVAWMSELLVGVVDEASHQLGLTQVFVGVIVVAVIGNAAEHSTAVLVAMKNKMDLAMNIAVGSSIQIALFVAPVLVFLSYFIGPSPMNLRFTPFEVLAVGLSVAVVNMVAQDGESNWLEGVLLLAVYLVLGIAFFFLP, from the coding sequence TTGACGGCCGCGGCCGCGCCACGCTCCCGGCCCGGCGGGCTCACCCCCGAGCGCTGGCTTCTGCTGATGCTGGTCTTCGTTCCGCTCGCGCCGCTCGCCGAGTGGCTCCACTGGGGTCCGCTCTGGGTCTTCGCCTTCGCCGGGCTCGCCATCATTCCGCTGGCGGGTCTGATGGGGGAGGCGACCGAGCACCTGGCCTCACGCCTCGGCGCCGGCATCGGCGGACTGCTGAACGCGACCTTCGGCAACGCGGCCGAGCTGATCATCGCCGTGCTCGCGTTGCGGCGTGGCCTCTACGACGTGGTCCAGGCGAGCCTCACCGGCTCGATCATCGGCAACAGCCTGCTGGTGCTGGGGCTCGCCGTGCTGCTCGGAGGCCTGCGGCGCGAGCGCCAGACCTTCGACCGCTCGGCCGCCGCGGTGGGATCGACGCTGCTCGCGCTCGCGGCGATCGGCCTGGTGATTCCTGCGGTCTTCCACTGGACCGCCGAGGCCGCGGTGGCGCGCCACGCCCTGACCCCGGAGCGCGAGGCGGCGCTCGAGCGCGGGCTCTCGCTGGAGATCGCGATCGTCCTCTTCACCGTCTACGCGCTGAGCCTCTGGTTCAGCCTCCGCACCCACAAGCATCTCTATGCCGGTCAGGACCATGCGGGCTCACACGAGCCGGCGCCGAAAGGGTCGCGCCCTCTTCTCACGCTGCTGGTGGCCACCGCGCTCGTGGCCTGGATGAGCGAGCTGCTGGTGGGTGTGGTCGACGAGGCGTCCCACCAGCTCGGCCTCACTCAGGTGTTCGTCGGCGTGATCGTGGTCGCCGTGATTGGCAATGCCGCCGAGCACTCCACCGCCGTGCTGGTGGCCATGAAGAACAAGATGGATCTGGCCATGAACATCGCGGTCGGATCGAGCATCCAGATCGCCTTGTTCGTGGCGCCCGTGCTGGTCTTCTTGTCCTACTTCATCGGGCCCTCGCCGATGAATTTGAGATTCACCCCTTTCGAGGTGCTCGCCGTGGGCCTGTCCGTGGCCGTGGTCAACATGGTGGCCCAGGACGGGGAGTCCAACTGGCTCGAGGGCGTCCTGTTGCTGGCGGTCTACCTGGTGCTGGGGATCGCGTTCTTCTTCCTGCCATGA